A genomic window from Salvia splendens isolate huo1 chromosome 11, SspV2, whole genome shotgun sequence includes:
- the LOC121754246 gene encoding uncharacterized protein LOC121754246 → MGDFRSKSYKNEQLDNTYDYYCTNFGNNNANFKPYSNPSGMQDLRCYSASCASSSAQSNGQLDIVVAGGGEQWKFKKGKSTNGADARSWALTDPELQRKKRVASYKAYTVEGKVKGSFKKSFRWIKERYTLMVYGYR, encoded by the coding sequence ATGGGGGATTTCAGATCCAAATCGTACAAGAACGAGCAGCTCGACAACACCTACGACTATTACTGCACCAATTTCGGCAACAACAATGCCAATTTCAAGCCATATTCAAACCCTAGCGGGATGCAAGATCTGAGGTGCTACAGCGCGTCGTGCGCCTCCTCCTCCGCGCAGAGCAACGGCCAGCTCGACATCGTCGTGGCTGGCGGCGGAGAGCAGTGGAAGTTCAAAAAGGGGAAGTCAACGAATGGGGCTGATGCGAGGAGCTGGGCTCTGACTGATCCGGAGCtacagaggaagaagagagttgCTAGCTACAAGGCTTATACGGTTGAGGGAAAAGTGAAGGGATCGTTTAAGAAGAGTTTTAGGTGGATCAAAGAGAGGTATACTCTCATGGTCTATGGCTATAGGTGA